Proteins encoded in a region of the Mycolicibacterium duvalii genome:
- a CDS encoding DUF732 domain-containing protein: protein MMMRARLTALLMAVVGSVLAAPPAAASPEDEFCGSMTSIGFTGDCATLTPLAREVCAQFERGADPSAVAEMLDIATRDQTLSNFIVAGARLYFCPQPDEA from the coding sequence ATGATGATGCGTGCGCGACTTACTGCGCTGTTGATGGCCGTGGTCGGCTCGGTGTTGGCCGCACCGCCCGCTGCCGCCTCCCCTGAGGACGAGTTCTGCGGCAGTATGACCTCGATAGGTTTCACGGGTGACTGTGCGACCTTGACTCCCCTGGCCCGTGAGGTGTGCGCTCAATTCGAGCGCGGCGCTGACCCGAGCGCTGTGGCCGAGATGCTGGACATCGCGACGAGAGATCAAACACTCTCGAATTTCATCGTGGCCGGCGCCCGCCTGTACTTCTGTCCGCAGCCCGACGAAGCCTGA
- a CDS encoding carboxymuconolactone decarboxylase family protein gives MIDSALPELLARLVALSSGDRRADTLIRLTCGRTLALPPLPMPVDVGEELTEREQVLAAFAEQFCVDVTGISDGQRARFLEAFGDSAFRFVLAVFIADFVPRVWAGCDALGIGRAGSTATVAWEPDTDPATVLLAEFAPEVARLRTLDPVTTEVVRLRGADAHNCRLCKSLREVHALDAGGSEELYGQIGQFETADALSEAHKAALRYVDALVWSPSRIDDDVVAGMHTHFTSDQQLEITLDVMRNAANKIMVSLGADAPRVTEGTERYEVDETGQTIFA, from the coding sequence GTGATCGACTCCGCATTGCCCGAGTTGCTGGCCCGCCTCGTCGCGCTGTCGTCGGGCGACCGGCGCGCGGACACCCTGATCCGTCTGACCTGCGGACGCACTCTCGCGCTGCCGCCGCTGCCGATGCCGGTCGACGTGGGCGAGGAGCTCACCGAGCGCGAGCAGGTGCTTGCGGCGTTCGCCGAGCAATTCTGCGTCGACGTCACCGGCATCAGTGACGGCCAACGAGCTCGATTCCTCGAGGCGTTCGGCGACAGTGCTTTTCGCTTCGTGCTCGCCGTGTTCATCGCCGATTTCGTGCCGCGAGTGTGGGCGGGCTGCGACGCGCTGGGTATCGGTCGGGCCGGCTCGACGGCGACCGTGGCGTGGGAGCCCGACACCGACCCCGCCACGGTGCTGCTGGCCGAATTCGCGCCCGAGGTCGCGCGACTGCGCACGCTGGATCCCGTCACCACCGAAGTGGTGCGGCTGCGCGGAGCAGACGCGCACAACTGTCGGCTGTGCAAGTCGCTGCGTGAGGTGCACGCGCTGGACGCCGGCGGAAGCGAGGAGCTGTACGGCCAGATCGGACAGTTCGAGACGGCCGATGCTCTGTCGGAGGCGCACAAGGCCGCCCTGCGCTACGTCGACGCGTTGGTCTGGTCGCCCTCGCGCATCGACGACGATGTGGTGGCCGGGATGCACACGCACTTCACCAGCGACCAGCAGCTCGAGATCACTCTCGACGTGATGCGCAATGCGGCGAACAAGATCATGGTGTCGCTGGGCGCCGATGCTCCGCGGGTCACCGAGGGCACCGAACGCTACGAAGTCGACGAGACGGGCCAGACCATCTTCGCTTGA